In Rhododendron vialii isolate Sample 1 chromosome 9a, ASM3025357v1, the following are encoded in one genomic region:
- the LOC131299886 gene encoding late embryogenesis abundant protein At1g64065-like, with protein MPPQSKHDVETATTEQSKELRRQKQKKWLLYGIAFIIFQAGVIALFSQTVMKVHNPKFRVRSATFDTFDVVQTTNPSFNLRTNVALGIKNTNFGPYKYDNSTMYFYYGEIEVGSAIIPKSKAQFRRTKKFTVALDLASTDLAANSQLESDINSGIVPLSSRSKLSGKVELMLIFKKKKSVDMDCTMEVNISTQELQNVRCNPDARAGDRSGDRCGFDSGDRDDRDFFHKR; from the exons ATGCCGCCTCAATCCAAACACGACGTGGAGACTGCCACCACCGAGCAGTCCAAAGAGCTCCGAcgccaaaagcaaaagaaatggCTGCTCTACGGTATAGCCTTCATCATTTTTCAGGCCGGAGTCATAGCCCTTTTCTCCCAAACTGTTATGAAGGTCCATAATCCTAAATTCCGTGTGAGATCCGCAACGTTTGACACATTTGATGTTGTCCAAACAACCAACCCTTCGTTCAATCTTAGGACCAATGTTGCACTTGGGATCAAGAACACCAATTTCGGACCCTACAAATACGACAATAGCACCATGTATTTCTACTACGGTGAAATAGAAGTCGGAAGCGCTATtattcccaaatcaaaagctcaATTCCGCAGAACCAAAAAGTTTACCGTCGCGTTGGATCTTGCTTCGACCGACCTAGCAGCGAATTCGCAATTAGAGAGTGACATAAATTCAGGAATCGTGCCTTTGAGCAGCCGATCGAAACTGAGCGGAAAAGTAGAGCTGATGCTGAtcttcaagaagaagaagtccgTGGACATGGATTGCACCATGGAAGTCAATATCTCGACTCAGGAGCTCCAGAATGTCAGATGCAA TCCAGATGCACGTGCAGGTGACAGATCAGGAGACCGCTGTGGGTTTGATTCGGGCGatagagatgacagagactttttTCACAAGAGGTGA
- the LOC131299887 gene encoding uncharacterized protein LOC131299887, whose protein sequence is MAEKDQQIHPIQPESYSPQSKRDVEATTTEQSKVAHRQKQKKWLLYGIAFVIFQTGIIALFSLTVMKVRNPKFRVRSATFDTFDIVQTTNHSFNLRTNVALGIKNTNFGPYKYDNSTMYFYYGETEVGSAVIPKSKAQFRRTKKFTVSVDLASTSLAGNSQLASDMSSGIVPLSSRSKLSGKVELMLIFKKKKPVDMDCTMEVNIAAQALQNIKCK, encoded by the coding sequence ATGGCAGAGAAAGATCAACAGATCCACCCAATCCAGCCTGAATCTTATAGTCCTCAATCCAAACGTGACGTAGAGGCAACCACCACGGAGCAATCCAAAGTAGCCCACCGCcaaaagcagaagaaatggctGCTCTACGGAATAGCTTTCGTGATTTTTCAGACCGGAATCATAGCCCTCTTCTCCCTCACAGTTATGAAGGTCCGTAATCCCAAATTCCGGGTTCGATCCGCCACGTTCGACACCTTTGATATTGTCCAAACAACCAACCACTCGTTCAATTTGAGGACCAACGTCGCACTTGGAATCAAGAACACCAATTTCGGCCCCTACAAATACGACAACAGCACCATGTATTTCTACTACGGCGAAACGGAAGTTGGAAGTGCTGTtattcccaaatcaaaagcccAATTCCGAAGAACAAAGAAGTTTACCGTCTCGGTGGATCTTGCTTCTACAAGTCTAGCCGGGAATTCACAATTGGCAAGTGATATGAGTTCAGGGATTGTGCCTCTGAGTAGCCGATCGAAATTGAGCGGGAAAGTGGAGCTGATGttgattttcaagaagaaaaagcctGTCGACATGGATTGCACCATGGAAGTAAACATCGCTGCACAGGCCCTCCAGAATATCAAGTGCAAGTGA
- the LOC131299885 gene encoding late embryogenesis abundant protein At1g64065-like, giving the protein MAENDQQVHPMPHQSHNPRSKHDVETATTEQSKELRRQKQKKWLLYGIAFVIFQTGIIALFSLTVMKVRNPKFRVRSATFDTFDVVQTTNPSFNLKTNVALGIKNTNFGPYKYDNSTMYFYYGEAEVGSVVIPKSKTQFRRTKKITVAVDLASTNLVGNTQLASDMNSGIVPLSSRSKLSGKVELMLIFKKKKSVDMDCTMEVNILTKELQNVKCK; this is encoded by the coding sequence ATGGCAGAGAACGATCAACAAGTCCACCCAATGCCCCATCAATCTCACAATCCCCGATCCAAACACGATGTAGAGACTGCCACCACCGAGCAGTCCAAAGAGCTCCGCCgccaaaagcaaaagaagtgGCTACTCTACGGTATAGCCTTCGTCATTTTCCAGACCGGAATCATAGCCCTTTTCTCCCTAACAGTTATGAAGGTCCGAAATCCCAAATTCCGCGTGAGGTCCGCCACGTTCGACACCTTTGATGTCGTCCAGACGACCAACCCTTCGTTCAATTTGAAGACCAACGTCGCACTTGGGATCAAGAACACCAATTTCGGCCCCTACAAGTACGACAACAGCACAATGTATTTCTACTACGGCGAAGCTGAGGTTGGGAGTGTTGTTATTCCCAAATCAAAAACCCAATTCCGAAGGACCAAAAAGATTACCGTTGCAGTAGATCTTGCTTCGACCAATCTAGTGGGAAACACTCAATTGGCAAGTGATATGAATTCAGGAATCGTGCCTCTGAGCAGCCGATCGAAACTGAGCGGGAAAGTAGAGCTGATGCTgattttcaagaagaagaagtctgTGGACATGGATTGCACCATGGAAGTTAATATCTTGACGAAGGAGCTCCAAAATGTCAAATGCAAGTGA